ATGTAGCAAGGATTGCTGTAGTTGGTTTGCCAGACGATCCAGGTGTAGCGTTTAAAGTATTTACCTTGATGGCGAAGAAAAAAATTAATGTAGATATTATTTTACAATCCATCGGCCGCCACAACACAAAGGATATCAGCTTTACTGTACCAGCAGGACAACTTGATCTGGCGAAAGAAGCATTAGAAGAAAACCTGGAAGAATTAGGTGCGGATCATATTGATGCTGCTGGAAGCTTCTCCAAAGTTTCAATTGTTGGCGCTGGCATGCAGTCCAATCCAGGGGTTGCAGCAAAAATGTTTGAAGCTCTGTATGAAGCAAACGTAAATATCCATATGATTTCTACTAGTGAAATTAAAATCTCTGTTTTGATTGACCGCGCTGATAGCAACAAAGCATTAAATGCTGTGCATGATGCGTTTGAATTTTAATTAATTATTTATGAGCCGCTGCTTTTTGCAGCGGCCTTTTTGTTTTAGAAAATGATACAAAAGATTATAAGATGATATCAATCCAATCGGTCACAACAAAAAGTAGTGATAAAATACATGAAAAAATAATTTAACGATATCACACAAAATTCACCTCGTGTGATATCGTTAAAAATAAAAGTTTTTTTATTATAGTTACATAATCAATTTTGGGGATAAGCTTATAGCTGATAAAAAGTATATTTTATATTCTAGAAAGAAAAATCATAGCCCAATAAAAATGATTTCTATAGCCAAATTACTTATCAAAAAATGAACGAAATCCCCATTTGTGTGGCTATTATGATATCGTTCCTGTTGCCGCAAACCCATAGTTATGGTAGAGGTAAAAACGATTTCCTTTTTGGAGCAATTTGTCCTCTGGAGCATCATCTAAAACGAGCTGGATGGTACAGACACAATGATGAGAATCCGTCCAATGGAAATGCTCCATTACAACGCAAAGCATTAAACTGGTAGGGACACCATTTTCATCAATAAAACAAACAGGAAAAATTTCACCATTCATAACCTGAAATTTTGGATAAAGCAACCCTTTATTTTTATGGCTTTCCCAGCTGATTGTTGCGTTGACAGTGCGTTTTTGCATTGGCAATGGGTCGACTTTTGGCTTTTCCTTTTGTTCCACCAAGTGTTTGATTGTGGCAAACAAAAACAAAGACAACCATATAAAAAGAGCGATCCATGTAAACGCAGTCATATTATTTGTTATCAATGGGATAATGCAAAAGATAAGCATGAAAATAACAATTATTGATGTAACAATAATTGATTTTTTACTGTCTTTTTTCTCCCTATAATTTCGGGTATAGGGAATACGGTTTAACAAGATGGTTTCTATGAGAACGGTCACGAGAAATAAAATAAAAAATATCCAATAAATAGCTGAGGATACTTTTACTGCTTTGATAATAGAATAAAAGATTTCCCCATATAAAAATAAAGTGAAAAGGAATACTATAGCGATAGAGTTACAATAGTTTTTATATTTCTTTTTACAGTGGGGGCAAGTATCCAAAACGTTAGGGTCAAATAGTTTTGTAAACGGGGAAGTAATTGTATACCTCCAAAATGTAGACGGAATCCGTTCTCCGCACCAAGGGCATCTATGACGTAACATCGTTTCCTCCTGATATTCATGAAAGCTTTTGCTATAATTCTACCAAAAATAACAAAAAAAGACAAGATGTTTTGCAGATGAAACAATAGTTGCGTTGAAACAGGATACAGGTTATAATTGGAATGTAACAAATAAAGAAAGCAGGTAATTGTATGGTTTCCCTTTGTATTTTCGATTTAGATGGTACCCTAATCAATACGATTGAGGACTTGGCGGATAGCACTAATTATGTACTGGAACAACATGGAATGAAAACATTCCCTACAGAGCAATATTATTATTTTGTGGGAAATGGTATGGTAAAACTAATGGAACGGGTGACAGGTCTTTCTCCCGAAACAGGGCAGTTCCAACAGCTTTACTCTGAAATGCTGGAGCGATATAGCCAACATAGTATGGACAAGACAAAACCTTATCATGGAATGCCAGAAACATTAACGCAATTGACTCAGTTGGGGATTGAATGTGCTGTGCTTTCCAATAAAGATGACCAGTTTGTAAAAACCTTGATGGAACGGTGTTTTCCGAAAATCCAATTTGCGAAATTATTAGGGAAACGAGCGGAGTTTCCAGTAAAACCTGATCCTGCTTCTCTCCGGTTCCTGATGGAATCCTTGAAAAAAACTCCACAAGAATGTATTTATATAGGAGATTCTGATGTGGATGTTATGACAGCCCATAATGGAGGGTTACAATGTATTGGGGCGGAATGGGGATTTCGAGGCAGGCAGGAACTGATGGATGCCGGAGCGGATTTCCTAGCGGAAAATCCAATTGATATTTTACAGTTTGTGTGATATAATAATCCATATAGCTGGATAGAACTACCATGATTTTTGACATCTTTTCGATATTAAATGGAAAAGACGGAATCCATTTTGCTTTTTATAATCGTAACTTTGTAGAACGGATGCCGGGTAACCGTTGGTTTGCGTATCCCAGCAAAAAATTTCTATATAAAAATAAAGGGGCAGATTTATGTTAAATCTTCATCAAGAGTATTGTACAGAAAAACTCGACGAAAACGGAGTTCTTGTGGATTTTCAAATCCATTGTCCTGACAATTTTAATTTTGCCTATGATGTTGTAGACCGAATTGCCAGCCAGGAGCCTGACCGCAGAGCCATGATGTGGTGTAATGTGGAAGGGGAAGAGAAAATGTTCACTTTTGGTGAACTGAAAACCCTTAGTGATAAAGCAGCCAATGTTTTTTTATCCCATGGTATCAAAAAAGGGGATACTGTATTACTGATTTTAAAACGCCACTATGAGTATTGGTATACATTGCTGGGGCTGCATAAAATTGGCGCTGTTGCTATTCCTGCTACCCATCTGTTGACAACAAAGGACATCGTTTATCGAGTACAGTCCGCTGATATTAAAGCGGTTGTTACTACACCGGATGGGGAAGTATCTGATTTTATTAATCAAGCAAAAGCGGAATGTCCAACCCTGCAAAAACAGTTTATTGTACGTCAGGATAAACAAGGTTTTATCAATTTAACCAAAGAAATTGAATCCGCTTCAGATGCTTTGGAACGGATTGAAGTAAGCAAAAACGATCCGATGTTGCTGTACTTTACTTCTGGAACCACAGGGTATCCAAAAATGGTAGTGCATAATTATTCCTATCCATTGGCACATATTATTACAGCAAAATATTGGCAGCATGTAAATCCAGAAGGGTTACATTTAACCGTTTCTGAAACAGGCTGGGCAAAAGCGGCTTGGGGAAAAATCTACGGCCAATGGCTGATGGAAGCCGGTATTATGGTATATGATTTTGATAAATTTGTTCCTACTGATTTGTTAGCTGTGATTGAAAAATATAAAGTAACTACTTTCTGCGCTCCTCCTACTATTTTCCGTTTCTTTATCAAGGAAGGAATGGGAAACTATGACCTGTCTTCCTTGGAATATGCCACCATTGCGGGAGAAGCATTGAACCTGGAAGTATATAAAAAATTCTTGGAAGTTACTGGAATCAAATTGATGGAAGCGTTTGGACAGACAGAAACTACCGTTATTTTGGCAAACCTGTTCAACTTTAACAATAAGCCAGGCTCCATGGGAATCCCTTCTCCAATGTATCACGTGGATTTAGTGGATGAAAATTGTAATTCTGTTGCGCCAATGGAAGTTGGTGAAATTGTAGTGCGTCCACGGGAAGATGGTCCACAATATGGGCTATTTGCCGGTTACTACAAAGATGAAGAACTGAATAAACAGGCATGGCGAGGTGGTGTATATCATACTGGTGATACCGCCTACCGTGACGAGGATGGTTATTATTGGTATGTTGGCCGTACCGATGATATTATTAAATCCAGCGGTTACCGGATTGGGCCTTTTGAGATTGAAAGTGTGTTGATGGAACATCCTGCGGTTTTGGAGTGTGGCATTACTGGGGTTCCTGATGAAGTACGTGGTCAGGTAATCAAGGCTACGATTGTCTTGACTAGCGGCTATAAGCCATCTGATGCATTGGCAAAAGAGTTGCAGGACTATGTAAAACATGCTACTGCGCCATATAAATACCCACGTGTGATTGAGTTTGTGGATGAGCTGCCAAAAACCATTAGCGGAAAAATCCGCCGTGTGGTTCTCCGTGGGGAAGAGAAAGATTAATTTGTATTTTGTTTTTATGGAATACCCCCGGGCAACATCTTTTTGGTTGCAGGGGGTATTATAATAAGGCTAAAACAACGGAAAAAGGAGGTTTAGCGCCAGATTTGGCGCGAAAGTGATGAGTATTAATTTGACAACTTCCCGTAATTTAACCATGTTAACCGATTTTTACGAGATTACCATGGCAAATGGCTACCTGGAATGTGGATTCCAGGATAAAGAGGCTGTTTTTGATATGTTTTTTCGGAAAGTTCCGGATAATGCTGGCTTTGCAATTTTTGCAGGGTTAGAGCAATTGATTACCTTTTTGGATAATTTAAAATTTTCGGAAGATGATCTGGAATATTTGCGAAAAAGCAAGATGTTCTCGGAGGAATTTTTAGATTATTTAGAAAACTTTACGTTTGATTGTGATGTCTGGTCTGTGCCAGAAGGGACTCCGGTATTTCCAAATGAGCCGGTTATTATCGTAAAGGGACCCATTATCCAGGCCCAATTTATTGAAACAATGCTGTTGACCACAGTAAACCATCAATCTCTGATTGCCACCAAAGCAAACCGAATTGTCCGGGCGGCACGTGGCAAAGAGGTAATGGAATTTGGTGCGCGTCGAGCGCAAGGATATGATGCGGCTATTTATGGAAGCCGTGCCGCCTATATTGGCGGGTGTAGCTCCACCTCCTGCGTGATTTCCGCCAACGAATACGATATCCCAGTGGCTGGGACAATGGCACACAGTTGGATTCAAACTTTTGATTCGGAATACGAAGCATTCAAATGTTATGCCAATATTTATCCAGACAACTGTATTTTCCTGGTGGATACTTACAATGTATTAAAATCCGGTGTTCCAAATGCTATCCGGGTGTTTGATGAAATCCTCAAACCAAAAGGAATTATACCAAAGGGCATCCGCATTGACAGTGGGGATATCGCTTATCTATCCAAAAAATCCCGTGCGTTATTGGATCAAGCGGGCTATCAGGATGTGAAAATTATTGCTTCTAACTCATTGGATGAAAATATTATCCGTGATTTACAGGAGCAGGGGGCTGCTGTTGATATTTATGCCGTAGGGGAAAATTTGATTACGGCAAAAAGTGCCCCAGTATTTGGAGGGGTATACAAATTATGTGCGGTGGAACACAATGGTAAATTGCAACCACGGATTAAGCTCAGTGAAACGATTGAAAAAGTGAATTTACCCCATTTGAAAAAGCTTTACCGTTTTTACAGCAAAGAAACTGGAAGAAACGTAGCGGATTTGGTGGCTTTATGGGATGAAGAGATTAATGTGGAACATGGAATGACTATCTTTGACCCTAACGCAAGCTGGAAAAAGAAATTCCTTACCAATATTGAGAAAAAAGAACTGTTACAGCCGATTTTCCAACGGGGAAAACTGGTGTACCAGATGCCAAGTTTAGAAGAAATCCGCAACTATTGCATGGAACAAGTAGAATTGCTTTGGGATGAAGTAAAACGGTTTGAATTTCCACATAAATATTATGTAGACCTTTCTTTTAAATTGTGGGATTTGAAAAATTCTATGCTATCTGATTTAGGGGCAAGAGGATTAGAGTAGTAGATATTTGGCTAGAACAAATTGAAAATGAGGTTTTTTATTTCAAAATATTACAAACCTGGTTTATTGGTTCACAAAAACTACTGGAGACATTCTATCACCGAAAGAGGAATTTTCATAACAAAAAAGACAGCCCTAAGATTTTAGGGCTGTTACTCATTTTGCATTTGTCTGAACCACATTTTGTAATGCTAATACCTGAAGCTGTAAATCTTCAATTTTTTGTTCCAGCTGGTCTACCTTTTGCCTGTGATTTATAATATCAGATTGGTTTTCTAGTATTAAATTCATGGTTGGCTCTATTTTATTTTCAATATGCAACCAGATTTTTCCGGTTTCCAGCTCAATTTTTTGATGAATGGATTCTGTCTGTGCTTGCAATACAGAGGTAAGTTGCTGTAGTAATTCCTCATGATCCATGGTGGCTTTCCATCCTTTCCTTTTATGCGCCTTTATTATAGCACAGGAAAAGGAACGAATCAACTGTGAATTTTACCGATTTTATATTACGAAAATTATATCAAATAAATCTCTATACATAAAATAGGGTAATTTTACAATGTAATGTATTGCGTTTTGTTAAAAGGGTACTAATAGAAAAGTGTTTTTTGTTTTTGTTAAAATCGGTAAAATCTATCTTGAAAAAGTCCTTTACAAACCAATTAAATTATGGTATGATAATAACGCTGTGCACATGGATTCAGGCGTATGCCCTGTAATTAAGGGAAACATCGCTACCTTTTTCTATGGCATAAGCAAAATTTTTTAAAGAGGTGAATTGCGTTATGTTACGTAAGGAAGAAAAAACTCAAGTAATTCTTGACAATGCAACCCACGAAGGTGATACTGGTTCCCCAGAAGTACAAATCGCTATCTTAACTAGAAGAATCAACGATTTGGTAGAACACTTAAAAATCCACAAACAAGATCATCACTCTCGTAGAGGTCTGCTGAAAATGGTTGGTCGCCGTCGTAACCTGCTCAACTATCTGGCGAAAAAAGATATTGAACGTTACCGTGCAACAATCACAAAATTAGGTATCCGTAAATAATATCGCTTTTAAGGCAAGCAGAATTTTCCTGCTTGCCTTATTGTGCGTTTTTTATTGGATGCTTTGCGTTTTAAACATAGTAAAAACTGGCTAAAATTAGCAGAAAGATTTTGGCTGTTTTACAAAAATTTTAGTATTATTTTGTGCGATGGGACAGGCTTTTTAGCACTAAATCGTGTCCATCCAGATGGATAGGATTTAATGCTAAACCTGGCCTGCACAATATTAGGAGGTAATTATGTTAAATAATCACAGAACGTTTACAACTACATTCGCAGGCCGTGAATTGGTTATCGAAACAGGGAAAACTAGTGAATTAGCAAACGGTTCCTGTTGGGTAAAATATGGTGAAACCGTTGTTATGGCAAATGTTACTATGTCTGCAGCTCCAAGAGAAGGGGTGGACTTTTTCCCACTGTCCGTAGATTATGAAGAAAAACTATACTCTGTTGGTAAAATTCCAGGTTCCTTCTTAAAAAGAGAATCTCGCCCAAGTGAGAATGCCATTTTGACTTCTCGTGTTATTGACCGTCCAATCCGTCCTTTGTTCCCAAAAGATATGCGAAACGATGTTTGCGTAGTGGCTACTGTATTGGCTTCTGACATTGATAATTCCCCAGAAATTACCGCGATGATTGCTGTTTCCACTGCGTTATCCATTTCGGATATCCCATGGAATGGGCCTGTAGCAAGTATTAGTGTTGGTCTTATTGATGGT
This is a stretch of genomic DNA from Clostridium facile. It encodes these proteins:
- a CDS encoding HAD family hydrolase, translated to MVSLCIFDLDGTLINTIEDLADSTNYVLEQHGMKTFPTEQYYYFVGNGMVKLMERVTGLSPETGQFQQLYSEMLERYSQHSMDKTKPYHGMPETLTQLTQLGIECAVLSNKDDQFVKTLMERCFPKIQFAKLLGKRAEFPVKPDPASLRFLMESLKKTPQECIYIGDSDVDVMTAHNGGLQCIGAEWGFRGRQELMDAGADFLAENPIDILQFV
- a CDS encoding AMP-binding protein; the encoded protein is MLNLHQEYCTEKLDENGVLVDFQIHCPDNFNFAYDVVDRIASQEPDRRAMMWCNVEGEEKMFTFGELKTLSDKAANVFLSHGIKKGDTVLLILKRHYEYWYTLLGLHKIGAVAIPATHLLTTKDIVYRVQSADIKAVVTTPDGEVSDFINQAKAECPTLQKQFIVRQDKQGFINLTKEIESASDALERIEVSKNDPMLLYFTSGTTGYPKMVVHNYSYPLAHIITAKYWQHVNPEGLHLTVSETGWAKAAWGKIYGQWLMEAGIMVYDFDKFVPTDLLAVIEKYKVTTFCAPPTIFRFFIKEGMGNYDLSSLEYATIAGEALNLEVYKKFLEVTGIKLMEAFGQTETTVILANLFNFNNKPGSMGIPSPMYHVDLVDENCNSVAPMEVGEIVVRPREDGPQYGLFAGYYKDEELNKQAWRGGVYHTGDTAYRDEDGYYWYVGRTDDIIKSSGYRIGPFEIESVLMEHPAVLECGITGVPDEVRGQVIKATIVLTSGYKPSDALAKELQDYVKHATAPYKYPRVIEFVDELPKTISGKIRRVVLRGEEKD
- a CDS encoding nicotinate phosphoribosyltransferase; amino-acid sequence: MSINLTTSRNLTMLTDFYEITMANGYLECGFQDKEAVFDMFFRKVPDNAGFAIFAGLEQLITFLDNLKFSEDDLEYLRKSKMFSEEFLDYLENFTFDCDVWSVPEGTPVFPNEPVIIVKGPIIQAQFIETMLLTTVNHQSLIATKANRIVRAARGKEVMEFGARRAQGYDAAIYGSRAAYIGGCSSTSCVISANEYDIPVAGTMAHSWIQTFDSEYEAFKCYANIYPDNCIFLVDTYNVLKSGVPNAIRVFDEILKPKGIIPKGIRIDSGDIAYLSKKSRALLDQAGYQDVKIIASNSLDENIIRDLQEQGAAVDIYAVGENLITAKSAPVFGGVYKLCAVEHNGKLQPRIKLSETIEKVNLPHLKKLYRFYSKETGRNVADLVALWDEEINVEHGMTIFDPNASWKKKFLTNIEKKELLQPIFQRGKLVYQMPSLEEIRNYCMEQVELLWDEVKRFEFPHKYYVDLSFKLWDLKNSMLSDLGARGLE
- the rpsO gene encoding 30S ribosomal protein S15 → MLRKEEKTQVILDNATHEGDTGSPEVQIAILTRRINDLVEHLKIHKQDHHSRRGLLKMVGRRRNLLNYLAKKDIERYRATITKLGIRK